ATGCACAgtacatgtgatgtttttctaACAGAATTATAAGAGTCAATAGtatttcattacaaaaaaaaaaaggaattatgAGCGGGTTCAGgaactattcttttttttaacgAGAAAATACTACACTGTTGGACCCGAGTTTGGAATGGCCATGGATTGGGAGCTCATTTGTTGTAATAGATGATGTTCCTAATTATTTGGAACTATTGGGTGGTGATCGTTCCTAATTAGTAATGAATTTTGTACActtattctctatttttttgttataaaaaaattgtaacatATTTTCTTCCATGGAAGGAAAATTGGTTCCGTTTTTTGTTCACGTCTCTATGTAAAATCTCTGCTTCCACCTTACTTCATGACCACCTTTGCCTGTTGTCACTTCCCCGTCTCTATTTCTCCAAGCACTCCCATCTCTGCGACGGATCTGGGTATCTGGCACGACATCGCTGCCCGTCGCTCACTAGACAGTGATGGTCGGTGGAGATGGAGCAAAGGCCCTCCACCGgcgtgtgtatatatatatatatatatatatattatatctagaccgattattttttactattttaaaatcaatgattattaaaaattgattaaattttatgattatgatgcaataataaaagatccaattattattataataaacaataacttataatatataaggatataatggaaaatgacaaaaaaaaattgacaccGTTAAACCAAATAAACGGCAAGGGAAAAGcgtgcaaaaattaaaaaaatacatgaagttttttgcttatatttttaacacaaagaatttttaattaaatttttataacacGTGAAAATTTTTTCCTCGTATTTATGAAAGAAACTAACAAACACCGAATCAATatcttcaataaaaaatgGTAGCAAATCCATCTGCTTCTTGTTAAAAGTTATCTTATGATCTCAAATACTTCTTCATTGGTATTCACTAGAAAAAAGACACTAATGAAGCAGCTTCATCCCAACCATCaccttttcttgtttaatgTTGAACCCAATAAAACGCAACATAGCGAAAAGCAGATTAcatctaaattaatataacaCCAAGGAAgacactttttatttaaaaaataacatttatgATACCATtctattacttttttattgtgtCGATAATACTCTttgatgcaaaataaaaataaaaattgctctTTAGGATTGTATCCGACTTGAGATATTGAGCCTGCTTTTTCACAAGTTTTGAGAGGAAcctacaaaaaattacattagcATTGCGACacataagtaaataaatagttgaaaaataaaaatgacataaaaataGAGCAGTACAGGATGATATAATAGCAAGTGATCATACAAATGAGTGCTTTCTTGGACCTAGAGCATTTTTTAGGCATAactcttaaattaatttcagttttttaatgtaatgcatcaattaaaatactttatttttaattataatatatttttaaagcatgaaaaattatttactatatacatacagaaataaacaataactagtatttaataaaaacatcaGCAATACGTATTTCCATGATAAATTCAACACACTCATCAATTTCCTTCCCATTGAAACCATTCACTCTCTGCTTAtgttatcaaaaaaaattaagaccCTCAAATGCAGAAGTCCAGTGAAGCAGCCTACTTATTCCCTCTTATTAAAATCTTCAGTAGATTTGCAGCAGGCACAAATACATTATAATAGTTCTACGGGGAAacggacaaaaaataaaaggttagTTAAGATATGTTATGAGAACTTCGGCCACCTATTATTATGTCTTaccaaaaaagataaaaagattAAACTGTATAGCATGATTCAGGCTTCaggaatatattttgtcaaacTAATACATTGAAAGTCTATATCAGTTATGGGCCAATGCTGTTTTTCCTTGTATCGACCTCAGCAACGGATAGAACTTTAAATTAAGGCCATGAAAAATGCTATCGTTCTGCCTGGTTGCATCACAGAGTACCATCTGAATCTGGAGAAGCTTGTTTCTTTTGCAGAAGATTGACTTATCCCAAGAAGTTCATGATAACCAAATGAAGTACCAAATTGCAGAGAACAAAATCCGCAAAAGCACGCTCTGGAGGTAAATCCTGCAAATAGTAGATACAAAATCAAGTGATAAGGGCTACCAAGCAAGACTTCAACTAAAATAACCTCGGAAGACTCCATGTGATAATATTGTCTGTATCCACACTTCCCTTCTGTAGTATTAACCAATATGGTTGCTACACTGATCTGACTTTAACCAATCTGTTAGTAGGACTACGAGATAGAACAATTTCCTTTTTATCTTCTCAAAGAAAAAGCCAGAAGTTCCAGGGTTTCATGCTCAATAGTTAGATGAAGTCTAACAAAGGTAGACCTATCCTCACAGCCAAGTATTTTAGCTTAATACTTCCAGAAAGTACAAATGCCAACAGTTGAATTGATAAATGATTAAGTAACTGGAAAAGCAAAATAGCGATTTCAGGGCTTAAAAGTTTTCATAATTCTCCATGACAAACAAGAGAAGATTGATACTGATCTATTGGTGGGACAGAGAATTTACTCTGAGAAGCATTACCTTGAATTccttgttttctttgtttactTGAATCCGAAGACTAACTGTCACCAAAAAAAGCAACAATCTGATAGTCTCAGATTCCATAGatccaataaatattttggcacAAAACAAATAGTCATGCAATAAACTTACCAGCAAGGACCGCAGTTCCCACACACGAAAGAACCCCTGAAAGAAAGGAGTTGAATGGGAATGATCCAACAATAGCCATGTAAACTACCTGATATCAGCAAACATCAAGCAGAACATCAGTTTCCCCATGGTAGTAACAAGAAAGCAGATTTTTTAAGAATTGTATGcataagaaatcaaaagctAATTGCTACGATATAGTTACAAGGTCACAGCACATCTGATATGTCTGATTTGATTCGATGGACTGCTAAATCGTTTCAACAAAGCACATGGTTAGACCACTGAGTAAGATGAGTGACATTACAAGTctaatgaaatagaaaatatgatGGTGTTTTGCATTTAGGGCACAATCAGCTATTCGATATTAGACCAGAGAACATAACTGAGTAACACATTTGGCTACTTTCTTCTAGATCGTTTCCTTCGTTATCCATAGTTAAAACAGCATGAGCccacatatatttatacatcACTTAAACAAATTACCTAATGTTCAAAAATCACATCTTACAAAAATCCACCATTGTTCTTATATCCTGTAGATTGTcgtcaattttataatcatattcAAGAAGCTGATAGATGCTTCTTAACAAATAGgcaaaattgcacttttggtcccactagatagaaGGTTGTTCAGTATACATCGACACATGGAAAAAGAATTCTCTCATATGAGAGATTCTCTCCCCTCGAATGAGGGTTTCCTTTTATTCTGGTGCATCTAGGATTTCTGTTTGTTTGCTCAAGGAATATCACTATCTCTTAAATACACCTCACCAATCAGTTTATTCCATAAATGTTTGTTACTTTTGGATTTTAGTTTGTCCTTGTTTGTCTGTGCCGTGTGTTATTCTCTTGCCTTTGGTCTGTCTCTCTACTTTTTTTCTGGTTTGTTTTCTTGGCCTTTCTACTATCTCCTTGCCTAGATTGTCTCATGTTTTTCTCCCTTCTCGGTTATTTGTTTTCTGCAGTCGGTTTGCCATTTGTTTGGTGCAGATGGTTTGCTATCTTTCAGTCAGCTTATTGTGGTATTGCATCCAATACTTGCTTCTCAACCTGGAATGGAATGGATCTGGATAGGTTGGGGAGTTCTCTATCCCTAGGGGGGATGGACGAGAAGGAGGCCACCTTACCGCATGGATTGTGGCATCGTGAATCGGATAATCAGGGTTTCTTTGTGGTTGGCCGGGTCCTTAGCCAGAGATCTGGTCATTCTGACGTTCTTCGATCTACGCTTAGTAATGTGTTTAGTGCCGTCAAAGGTATGGACTTTAAAATCATTGGTCCAAACaagtttcttcttcatttcaacCACCTTGGTTCGGAATCGTGAGCAAGGCCCTTGGgcatacaaaaaaaaactgatTGTTTTGGCTTGTTTGATTGGAGATCAGAATCCGAATATTGTCGATCTAGATTGGTGCGAGCTTTTCGTCTTAGCCCATGGTCTGCCTCAGTAAAATGACTCGAAATATGGCAGAATTTATTGGTAACTAGATTGGGAGATTTATTGACATTGATTTGGACTCGAATGGTTCCTCATGGGGCTCTAATCTTCGGATGCGTGCTGCCATCGATGTGACATCATATGCTTAAGCTTCATACTGTTATGGGAGATGAACATAAAGTACCGTTCACTTACGAGAGACTACCCAATTCTTGCTCCCTATGTGGCTGTTTGGGACATATCTCCAGATTGTGTCCGATTCAGTTTCACGACGGTTGTCAAGATTCGGGGGAAAGCACCCCCTTCAGGCCACGGCTCCATGCTCCACTCCCATCTAGAAACAGGTTCCGTTCCGGCCAATCTGGTGGTACTAATGCTTCCCCTCCTATCATGCAACCTGTTGGTGTTGGGAGACCCAATAGAGGTGTTCCTCCTCACGCTCGGGGCACGGCTAGCTTTGATGATTTCCCTACCTCTCCAAACCCATCCATTCACACCAGACTCCTCACTTTATTCCAGTACATCCACCCCCTTAGAACACAAATCCGTCTCCTACTTCCCCTCCCGCAACTATGACCGATCAGCCACCCATAATCCATTCACACGTACCCCACCACTTACTCTTAACGGCTCCGTCTCCCCCACCTCCAACTGATCAAACCACTCTTGCAACTATACCTCTTACCTTCATCTTGCAGCCTCCCCTAGCCGCCTCTATGCTCAAACTGACAAGCAATCTAATACCCCAAACCCTTGAAATCCATACACCAAACATAACCCTGTCCGCCCTAAAAAAGGTGCACTATCAGTTACACCCTCACAGCTCACAGCTCACAGAGCAAAAGCAAAACACCCGAAGCTCTCTCAGACATCACCAATTGAATGTGGGAGACTGCTAAGCAGTCCCGCCAAGAGCTATAAGTCTCCTAGCTTGGGACTGTCGAGGTTTGGGGAACCTCGATAGTGTTCATGAACTCAATTCACTTATTCGAGTCTACCCACCCCAACTTGGTGTTTTTGGCTGAAAGCAAGTGTAACTCAGGCCGGTAGGAGTTCTTAAAGCggaaattggatttatttggAGTAGGCATGGATTCACGGGCGGAAGCGGAGGCCTCGAGCTGCTGTGGGATAAATCAGTCACTGTTCAACTCCAATCGCTATCCAGATTTCACATTGATGCCACGATTTAGTTGGATGATGGATGAGATGCTTGGCATTTTCCCAGGTTCTATGGGGAAGCTGAGAGGAGTCGACGTAAATATGTATGGGATGTTTTATCATCTTTGGGAACACAATAAAACAAACCTTGGCTATGCACGGGGGttttaaatgaaatactaATGCAATCGGAAAAACAAGGAGGGGGAGCGAGACCCGTATGGCATATCGATGACTTTTGGGACACACATCAATAGTGCAATTTGCAGATATGGGATTTCATGGCTAGGAATTCACATGGAGTAATAATCACTTGGAGCCAAACACCATCCATGAAAGATTGGACCAAACCTGTTATTCACCACCTTGGACACAACTTCTCCCTAATGCTTCAGTTATCACCTATCCCCCGTTTAATCTGATCATATCCCCATCTTGGTAAGGCTAAGCTCTGGACTGGGACTAAATTTGCAAAAGAAGAATATTTGGCTCTTCAAGGCAGGATCCCGAGTACGAGGAGGATGTTAAGAGATGGTGGTCGAATCTGACTGCTACAGCGAGTTCCTCACAGTTTTCAGGTAAATTAGAGGCATGTGCACGGGTGCTTAACAGCTGGAGTGGCAGTaggaaaaattttgatatccATCGCATACCTCAATTagagaaggaaagaaaggTTTGGTTATGACAACGAGTCAACAACAGGAATACAAACTTCGGGATGAGCTAAAAATCTTGATTGCACAACGTGAAATATACTGGCAACAGCATAGTCATGTGGCTTGGTTACGAGAGGGAGATCGTAACACAACTTTATTTCAATACAAAGCTAGTGCGCGATGGAAATCTAATGAAACCCGTAAGCTGAATGATGAGAGTGGTACCTATTTTGACAAGGCGGAAGGTAAGCAGTGGTTGGTGGTAGAGTATTTCCCCAAGCTGTTCGAATCAC
The window above is part of the Sesamum indicum cultivar Zhongzhi No. 13 linkage group LG2, S_indicum_v1.0, whole genome shotgun sequence genome. Proteins encoded here:
- the LOC105155948 gene encoding dolichyl-diphosphooligosaccharide--protein glycosyltransferase subunit DAD1-like; protein product: MGRSATTKDAQALFHSLRTAYAATPNNLKIIDLYIVFAVVTAVIQVVYMAIVGSFPFNSFLSGVLSCVGTAVLAVSLRIQVNKENKEFKDLPPERAFADFVLCNLVLHLVIMNFLG